TCCATATCCCTTTGCGGATTTGCGGATACACATCCAGGTTTCCAGGTGTTTTTGAAAAAAAATAATTGAGGGGGACAAAAATTGCCGATAAGATTACAATCCAAAATATTGATTCTTTAACATGGATCAGGTTGAGTCCGTAACTGCTTAAGGGTTCAGCAAAGCAGAAAACGACGATCAGAAAAGGTATCAGACCAAAAAATAAAAAACCATTCAGGTGTTTAATGAGCACACCTAAGGCTTGTATTTTGACTTCATCGTCGATGAATTTTTTCAGCAGCCAATCGACAGGAAGAAAATAATAAATTAAATAAATAATTGTTAATGATGCAATTACGAAAGCAATATGTTCGGGATTCATGATGAATTTTTATAGAAAAATATTTAAATGTGAATCGAAAAATAAAATTCTAATTTTTTAGCAACAGGAAATATTAATTTTGTTTTCGGGAACCAAGTTATGAACTGTCCTGAATCACACACAACCACCTGCATCAGGTTAATTCTGAACTTCCCACGAAACTTCAACATCCCAATTAGGACGTATGGGAACCAATTCTTTATAATACATTACTCTTTCCGGCTGGATCTTTTTCAGATAATTGCCGGTATCCCATTTGCCGTTACAGTTTTTATCATAGATAACCTTGATCAGGTATTTACCCTGTTGCAGGTATTCGAACTTTATTAGCCCATCTTTATTGGCAAAGGTCTGTTTTACTAAATCTTCTTTTTCGTTAAGCAGCTGAACGATATATTGTTTTTTGACATTTTTTAAAGTCAGCAAAATGCTCCCATACGAATCCGCTTTTTTGCTATTAAGCTTCAAATTGATGGTATCATTGGTATGGTTATAAATATCCGTAAATGCATCCTTCAGGATTGTAAGTTTGTACTTCGAAT
This genomic window from Bacteroidota bacterium contains:
- a CDS encoding CPBP family intramembrane metalloprotease, yielding MNPEHIAFVIASLTIIYLIYYFLPVDWLLKKFIDDEVKIQALGVLIKHLNGFLFFGLIPFLIVVFCFAEPLSSYGLNLIHVKESIFWIVILSAIFVPLNYFFSKTPGNLDVYPQIRKGIWSRNLFFLSSFSWVLYLTGYEFLFRGFLFFSCLRFAGIVFATTICVSFYALVHIPKGWKEAIGTIPYGIVICLISAKTGSILTALFSHSVLALSNEWFSFYRQPGMKLVK